In Podospora pseudoanserina strain CBS 124.78 chromosome 5, whole genome shotgun sequence, a single window of DNA contains:
- a CDS encoding hypothetical protein (EggNog:ENOG503P282): protein MAKKTYILAPNFTTSPSSLRLGDILPDPLSPDLIPLNRKSRLPINPDDLLPPTTVTSFSSTRKDLLTGRFGLWTTLLAGLNLPMGADLGLFLERGSNDVIQVPELETGEFVATEEYIQRVSEQDDVKGYLTERRYRAPVYIVTGVKIARGASVSLERTREVDARVGVSGLEGVAEVKPLLQIGRNRLQGVAFDTASEFVLAFQVRRIKFARGRVQHELSLKGTSMLGDEREDVQEWKVESVDDFVGEEDEVEVLEDSDGVQWAVAREFED from the coding sequence ATGGCAAAAAAAACCTACATCTTAGCCCccaacttcaccacctccccctcctccctccgcctcggcgACATCCTCCCCGACCCCCTCAGCCCGGACTTGATACCCCTAAACCGAAAATCGCgactccccatcaaccccgacGACCTGCTACCCCCAACAACAGTAacttccttctcctccacgcGGAAAgacctcctcaccggccGCTTCGGCCTTTggaccaccctcctcgccggcctcaaCCTTCCGATGGGCGCCGACCTCGGTTTATTCCTCGAGCGCGGCTCCAACGACGTGATACAAGTCCCAGAGCTCGAAACAGGGGAGTTTGTCGCGACGGAGGAGTATATACAGCGGGTGTCGGAGCAGGATGATGTAAAGGGGTATTTGACGGAGAGAAGATACCGCGCGCCGGTGTATATCGTTACTGGTGTCAAGATTGCCAGGGGGGCATCGGTGTCGTTGGAGAGGACACGGGAGGTAGATGCACGAGTGGGGGTGTCGGGGCTCGAGGGAGTGGCGGAGGTGAAGCCGTTGCTGCAAATTGGGAGGAATAGACTCCAGGGTGTCGCTTTTGATACAGCGAGCGAGTTTGTTCTGGCGTTTCAGGTGAGGAGGATTAAGTTtgcgagggggagggtgcaACATGAGTTGAGTTTGAAGGGGACGAGTATGTTGGGtgatgagagggaggatgtgCAAGAGTGGAAGGTGGAGTCGGTGGATGATTTTgtgggtgaggaagatgaggttgaggttcttGAGGATTCGGATGGGGTTCAATGGGCGGTTGCtagggagtttgaggactGA
- a CDS encoding hypothetical protein (EggNog:ENOG503PDQC; COG:O; MEROPS:MER0001699), whose amino-acid sequence MMDRQYLNTTSEERQRFDSSVQERRILDVVQPLFATNLPWKLEADSDHGNGLAEQINAQTAKEMFLHELVTAGLYLRELKSALSVRSFRLCLETSSDLLAFLETLVCNDILGQPRPGDTSGADNTPGIHKDKPPENEPVQVAGVPLVLDLVAKWLFQIPEPKPIALGRTEQPTVRPHDDIGALQDLCDVKKYPKLEMLGRILQESGDRACHKLINFHQRMANFQEGVRKAWHLNKCLANLRKTAPTKRFRPPAAQRIPRTKWENTTPRDLSSRLFEKLYSSVCQNQDHQVKLQLNGFDMDGFLAPPIHFNLFLPSCPTNDLWQKCQCRAIVPRKVNSLPEDVEMIVDLCEDIRALNENHHLPTVLAVHFEVVEPGHRYYLWHDPKYQLDTPQHFQDAKPTISLDYLICSGFLTDIPEGGVFGMNDKAVLALSLSRCFLHLWGTNWLKDPWTAGNIHFLAQSDEIWNPHHPFIHCSLDNSSPTSSTEATISLFSFAKLLLEIETGTRIDVDPSSVTQDEFEDTIVSILDSRGDRFGRREYNAAVDGCFHIFALVNKQSNEAGGVVDELDMMRKAIYDAIVEPLEQNFNLIPNPSKALYVKKLHLERKRGTYGVATFQPEYHQPTRKRGSTDSTMFFDGEIVRTVDERVDRAAKFFDSMDRFHAQFIQPRITKSNGLRPVKIAILDTGIEVDNSSLQGVLDNIKDSRKASGFRDWRRGSIRAVQSFVTSPGDERDVVGHGTHVAWLALKTALNVEVYIAKVSAGKQFDDNTAVAKAIHWAMDQEVDIMVMSFGSAYIDKGVSDAIDRAVTTRPHPTLVFAAASNSGLNSRPTFPATHDKVIGVYSLDGYGNDNGGLNPSRQPGGTYFGTLGVGIEMLWNNKKEARSGSSYAAPIAAGIAANCLVWLEHMLKKGYFSQDQYMWLRTIEGMRYMLRKQAMGSNGDRVGILSLAPWVLWRRDLTDVEVCTILKEGMPLFR is encoded by the exons ATGATGGACAGACAatacctcaacaccacctccgaAGAACGGCAGAGATTTGACAGCAGCGTTCAAGAGAGACGGATTCTTGACGTCGTTCAGCCTCTCTTTGCAACTAATCTTCCTTGGAAGTTGGAGGCAGATAGCGACCACGGCAATGGCCTTGCGGAGCAGATCAACGCCCAGACAGCAAAGGAGATGTTTTTACACGAACTCGTCACTGCGGGCCTTTATTTGAGAGAGCTAAAAAGTGCTCTGTCGGTTCGGTCTTTCCGACTATGCCTAGAAACATCATCCGatctcctcgccttcttaGAGACACTGGTATGTAACGATATCCTGGGCCAACCGCGGCCTGGCGACACTTCCGGCGCGGATAATACACCTGGTATCCACAAAGACAAGCCTCCTGAGAATGAGCCTGTGCAAGTGGCTGGCGTTCCACTTGTACTCGACTTGGTTGCCAAATGGCTGTTTCAAATACCTGAGCCGAAGCCTATTGCACTTGGACGGACCGAACAACCCACTGTGCGCCCTCATGATGACATCGGGGCGCTCCAAGATCTTTGCGATGTCAAAAAATATCCAAAACTCGAAATGCTTGGAAGAATTCTCCAGGAGTCAGGCGACAGGGCTTGCCACAAGCTTATCAATTTCCACCAGAGGATGGCCAACTTCCAGGAGGGGGTACGCAAGGCTTGGCATCTCAACAAATGTCTCGCAAACCTCAGGAAGACTGCACCAACTAAGCGTTTTCGACCACCTGCTGCACAACGGATTCCCCGAACAAAGTGGGAGAACACGACGCCGCGCGACCTCTCCAGTCGCCTTTTCGAGAAGCTATACAGTAGCGTTTGTCAGAATCAGGATCACCAGGTCAAGCTTCAGTTGAATGGATTTGACATGGATGGTTTCTTGGCGCCGCCAATACATTTCAACTTGTTCCTCCCTTCCTGCCCTACCAACGACCTTTGGCAAAAATGTCAGTGTAGGGCCATTGTGCCAAG GAAGGTCAACAGCTTACCCGAAGACGTGGAAATGATTGTCGATCTCTGCGAAGACATTCGGGCCCTTAATGagaaccaccacctgccAACAGTTTTGGCCGTCCAttttgaggttgttgagccCGGTCATCGATACTACCTTTGGCACGACCCCAAGTATCAGCTTGATACGCCGCAGCACTTTCAAGATGCCAAGCCAACAATATCTCTGGACTACCTGATTTGCAGCGGCTTCCTTACCGACATACCAGAAGGAGGCGTCTTCGGGATGAACGACAAGGCTGTTCTAGCATTGTCTCTTTCTAGGTGCTTTCTCCATCTGTGGGGTACCAATTGGCTCAAAGACCCTTGGACGGCGGGCAATATACATTTCCTTGCACAGTCCGATGAGATCTGgaatcctcaccatcccTTCATTCACTGCTCCCTCGACAATTCCTCGCCCACATCTTCAACTGAGGCTACGATTTCGCTTTTTTCCTTCGcaaagctcctcctcgagatTGAAACTGGCACACGCATTGACGTTGACCCCTCCTCAGTAACCCAGGATGAGTTCGAGGACACAATTGTCAGCATTCTTGATTCTAGAGGCGATAGATTTGGAAGAAGAGAGTACAACGCCGCGGTAGATGGATGTTTTCATATCTTCGCATTAGTTAACAAACAGAGCAACGAAGCAGGCGGTGTGGTGGACGAACTGGATATGATGAGAAAGGCCATTTACGACGCGATTGTCGAGCCACTTGAGCAAAATTTCAATCTCATTCCAAACCCGAGCAAAGCGCTTTACGTGAAGAAGCTTCATTTGGAGCGAAAGAGAGGGACGTATGGAGTGGCGACGTTCCAGCCGGAATATCACCAACCCACAAGGAAACGTGGTTCAACAGACTCGACGATGTTCTTTGATGGTGAGATCGTACGCACGGTCGATGA GCGGGTTGACCGAGCCGCGAAATTCTTCGATTCCATGGACCGATTCCATGCCCAGTTCATACAACCGAGGATCACAAAGAGCAATGGACTACGGCCTGTTAAGATTGCGATATTAGACACCGGGATTGAAGTTGATAATAGCAGCCTTCAAGGTGTGTTGGATAACATCAAGGATTCGAGAAAAGCTTCTGGCTTTCGGGATTGGAGAAGAGGTTCAATCCGCGCAGTTCAATCATTCGTCACGTCTCCAGGAGACGAAAGGGATGTAGTAGGCCACGGCACACATGTAGCGTGGCTTGCTCTCAAGACAGCCCTCAACGTTGAAGTATACATCGCGAAGGTCTCCGCCGGCAAACAGTTCGATGACAACACAGCCGTGGCGAAAGCAATCCATTGGGCCATGGATCAAGAGGTGGACATCATGGTCATGTCATTTGGCTCTGCATATATAGATAAGGGGGTGAGCGACGCCATTGACCGTGCTGTAACCACTCGACCGCACCCAACACTTGTCTTTGCGGCGGCGTCAAACTCGGGGCTCAACAGCCGGCCAACTTTTCCTGCCACCCACGACAAGGTTATTGGTGTATATTCCTTGGATGGATACGGAAACGACAACGGGGGCTTGAACCCGTCTCGACAACCAGGAGGCACTTATTTTGGCACATTAGGTGTCGGAATAGAGATGCTGTGGAACAACAAAAAGGAGGCCCGATCCGGAAGCTCATATGCTGCGCCAATCGCCGCTGGTATCGCCGCGAATTGTCTGGTTTGGCTGGAACACATGCTTAAGAAGGGGTACTTCAGCCAGGACCAGTACATGTGGCTAAGGACGATTGAGGGGATGCGTTATATGCTCAGGAAGCAGGCTATGGGCTCTAACGGCGATAGAGTGGGGATACTATCATTGGCCCCATGGGTACTTTGGAGGCGTGATCTTACTGATGTAGAGGTGTGTACCATTTTGAAGGAAGGCATGCCGCTTTTTCGATAG
- a CDS encoding hypothetical protein (EggNog:ENOG503PUII) has protein sequence MEITMLSMQSIKAYGSPSRPFVSHHHHLPHHQLIHQPSFDNHFSRHPKKTASTNLKMKFFTTLLSMVTLTSAAAVNYDFYAPVNALAKREAAAALSFDPAHDPLSARGDEDVNIITASLDDGAEKVEIIVDGVSQGYLIVSPGGDVQGFDGNGTLVDLDAVLAARDVEHVDKRALGWLQVLARLAPIITKFGQRVVNWLRCVGAWSLILDCAPKLINCATYGKAPWECIAGINCIGKAARNC, from the exons ATGGAGATCACGATGCTGTCAATGCAAAGTATAAAGGCTTATGGTTCTCCATCCCGTCCTTTcgtctctcatcatcaccatcttcctcaccaccagctcaTTCACCAACCCAGCTTTGACAACCACTTCTCAAGACACCCCAAGAAAACCGCCTCAACCAATCTCAAAATGaagttcttcaccaccctcctctccatggtaaccctcacctccgccgccgcagtAAACTACGACTTTTACGCCCCTGTCaacgccctcgccaaacGTGAAGCCGCCGCAGCCCTCAGCTTCGACCCTGCCCACGACCCCCTCTCCGCCCGCGGTGACGAAGacgtcaacatcatcaccgcttCTCTCGACGACGGAGCCGAAAAGGTTGAAATCATCGTCGACGGTGTTTCCCAGGGGTATCTGATCGTCAGCCCTGGTGGCGATG TCCAAGGCTTCGACGGCAACGGCACCTTGGTCGACCTCGACGCCGTCCTCGCCGCTCGTGACGTCGAGCACGTTGACAAGCGCGCTCTTGGCTGGCTCCAGGTTCTGGCTAGACTTgctcccatcatcacaaagTTTGGCCAACGGGTTGTCAACTGGTTGAGGTGTGTTGGTGCTTGGAGTTTGATTTTGGATTGTGCTCCCAAG CTCATCAACTGCGCTACTTATGGCAAGGCACCTTGGGAGTGCATTGCTGGGATTAACTGCATTGGAAAGGCTGCTAGGAACTGCTAA